TGGCCTCCTGacagtttaaatattcattttattatcagTGTGAGTCAATTGAAATTCAGAGGAGGTAGACCAACAACAGTTAATAGAGGAGGGGGAGATTTGTTCTCCAGCGGTGAGGCAGGCAGCTTGATCCCCGGCTTCTACAAGTAGGTCACCACACCTTAATATTCAGGATTGATTCGAAATGTCAATGTTGAAACTGGCCTGTCTGAAAGAACTGGAAGCTTCTTCAATGAGCCACACAAATGACTAAAAACAACATTGTTTGTGTATCACTGATGGTTATTAGCAAGCGTTCATTTGTCTGCTCCGGGCTGCTGTAGAAACGTGTCAATGTTGTGGACAAAGAACTGCTCCAGCTACATTTCTGCCAATAGACCCTccatttctgatttttattgTCAAAAAATAAGCATCAgtggctgcatgtgtgtaattcTGTGTgtcatgataataataatctcCCAGGTCCCATCTGAATCAACTCCTGAATCATAACTATTCAGCTCTGCAGGTATTGGTGCCAATCTCCATCCACACCGCTGTGGTCTTACCCTTTGACACCCACAGATGACCCAGACCCTGGTCCAGCCAGTGGCCTTCAAAACAGAGCTGAGAAGATTGCAGATGGATTTACCCAAAACTCACCATTTATGGGCAGACGGCACATTATCCTGCAGCCTTATCAAAACACAACACTAAAAGCGAAGTCTTCTGAAATCAATAGCGTCTAAAAAAGATGGGTGAGATGGAGATCCCGACGGGGAGTTGCATTTGTCTGAAGGTAGGTGGGCAGACTGAGAGGGATTAGGAAAAGTGTGGGGAGGATTAGTGAGAAGAGAAAGGAGTTGAAAAGAGAAtgacagaggaaaacaaagacgAGTCGCTAAGAGGGAGCAGCGAAGCCTGTCGACCCGTCTGGCTTTGAGGCAGAGCATTCACCGGAGCCTGAAGCATCCCTTTTTGAACCATTTAAAAACAGAGATTAGTGTTATTATGATAATTAAGGATTTGGGTGTATCATTCATGcttgtgtaaataaatgaattcaatAAAACTGAACCTTGTCCAACACTATTAATGCAGTGCAGTAAATGTTACTTCAGGACATTCTTTAAGTGGACCCCAGTTCAAGTGCACTagttttcaaaagtttgtaAAACACCTCCAGAGAGGAAAAGTCCCCTCTAGTGGAAGGTTTGGGTTCCGAGGACAGGAGAGGGGAAAGGGGAGAGGTTCAGggtgagggagagggagaggactTCACCTGGCCAGTCTCTCAGTGAACAGATGAACCCTGTGGACCTCCTCCTGGTCATCAGGGTCCATCAGCAACAAACAGTGGAAGTTCCCGTCACCCACATGACCCACCATCGGACCTAAAACGGAAACATGTTCCATTCAGTAGTGTGGAAAAATATTATCTACATCTAAATTTACTATCTATACCCTCCATAAAAAGCCATCAGTACCATTATTGTATTACTAGTATTATATACTAGTACTGTGTTAATGTCAATTAGTTGTCAATTGATATTGATccttataataatattaatacagttCCATGTGATAATGCACTTTAAAAGTGAATGTAACACAAGAATCAAGACTTTTATAATACAACTTCAATCATCTGCAATTTCAAGTTATTCagaatgaaaaagcaaacagcTGGATCTATTTTTGATCtctattaataaaaacattgggATATACTATGTCAAAAATATGACATAGTTCAGAGACTGAACCCCAGTTTGGACTAGATTCTAAAATACTTTCTGTTGCATTGGGTTATATTTTAATACACAAAGAAGTTTCAGAGCACGTTTCTATATAAAATTTTTATGATTCCTATTCTATTGTGTATGAGTGCTCATTCAAAAAAATAACCTTAAGTGAATGTAATTAAATCACGTAATAAAAATGTTCTTAGTGTATATTATAACGTATGTATTACATAACTGACATTATATGTTATAGTATCAGTTGCAAAGAAAATTGAAATACTTGACAGCGTTCCCCACTGCACCAGCCCTCCCTCACATCAGTacactgacattaaaatgaataatggCTGGCCTGTCTGCTGATTCATCACTTTCTTGTCACTAAGGCCACTGCCACTCTTCACTCACTGTCCTCTCGCTGGAATTTTGCTCATTGTGGAAAAAGTGAaacgttttttttattatatccACCCAATGATTTAGGGAGGGTAAAGATGTTCCGTGACCCGGCTACACATCTACACGCATTCATGAAATCAGGACAGGACATTTCCAGCAGGCGATCCCTGTGATGTAAAACCATAACAATGACACAAACGAAGCCTTTACCCTTTTAATGACTCATCAGAGGTGACTCCACGCCATGTTAACAGCCTTCATAGAGTTCTCCTCACCTGTGATCCTGTTCTCAATCAAGTCCTTCTTTGTCTCCACTATGATCTGAGGAAGTTGGGAAAGAggcacacacacgtctgtggaGTAGGCCTGtggggcaaacacacacacacacaaacacacagaacataAGGTCAGAGTACTGAAACGACATCAAACAGCCGTCCTTTGCAATCATTTGGATTCAAATCTTACTGTTACTCCACAGAGAGGAGTAAAAGTAAGATGAGAGATGATAACATGACACAGCCAGCTGAATATGGATTCAGCCTTTTGGCATTAGCAGGAATGAACAATGGTTCATTCCTATGACGCTGTAATGTACATCAAGCTGAGGGCTTCACACCAGGTGAAGAGACAGACGATCTCTACCTTGCAGCCAGGTCTGATGGCCAGACACGCGTACCAGGCGTTATGACGTGCTTTCCACAACCTATCCCGTGTTTCAGCATCCAGAGCCCACTGAAACTCTGCACCGTCATTACTCTGAGTGATGTTCTCTGCAGAAACACATGGAAACATACGATCTTCTTTACCGTGAACAGGGTGGTGTTTCAGCAAGTGCTTGATTTTTCCTcttcaaaatactgtacagatcCAGAGCCTGAAAAATTAGTTTTCTTCTGTCCAAAAACAGAACtcaaaaaacattcagtgtCTGTCAGAaataccccctccccccaccagaAGATGGGGGAGATGATTTTTTTAGCTGCAGGTTATTCTTTTACGGAATCATGCCTCAACACGTCGATGTTCCAGTTTGGGTAGGATACTGAACATCACCAATATCACTAAATAAGGAATAAATCCCTCTCCCAGGCCCTGCTCATGAATAAATCACTATCTACCTGTTTATTCTAAACATCGCATTTCTCATAACTTAAAGTAAATTCAGATCATGTTCAAAGGGCGGCGCCCGTACGCTCACACCTGTGGTCCTGATCTGTTCGTTCAGGCTTTGCTCAGAGCCGTGGAACTCCAGGAAGAGGGTCGGGGTGACCGGGTAGGAGAGAGAGCTGAACTTGTTGCACGCATCAATCATCGCATCGTCCAGAAactctagacacacacacacacacaagaaatgTCAGTGTAAAAATAGGCTGGTCATTTTTACTTTGTGGTTAAACCATTTTTCCAACAGCCTAAAAGTGATATTGATTCTTATCTTCAGAGCTAATTTTATGATACACCCCTCCCTTCTGTATTCTCCTATGCCTGTATGGCAGCTACTCGTTTCCCCCAGcggatcaataaagtttcatCTCTTCTTTGATTTGTCTTGAAACTGAGTTTTCCCAAACCCAATCGCTCTTTTCTCCATCGCTATGTGGTTGTTTACTTTCCATTAAGTCTAATGGCATCGGCTCCTGGAGAGATAACTGTAGGTCACTGAGTAAGCGCTGTTCTCTGAGTGAAGAGACCGTGTTCATACAGTAAGGGTCCGTTTTACACCAGCAGCAGTGTCTGCTTTTAAGGCTCTCAACAGGTAGATTTTGTTGTCAACGTTGTCTGTGAGATGGGTTCCAGCAGacaatggaaggatggatggacgtTTCAGagactttcaaaataatgtGACGTGTGTTGGTCTTAAATACGCTCTCAGAGGAGGCCGGTAATCAGATCTCATCACCGATAGATCTCTAGTTCAACACTGTGTTTAGGTTTCAAAAACATGACACCTGATGTCGTTTCCATTCATTTTCCGTACTGTTTTCCTCcgctttcgtgggtcacgggggttgctggagcacATCCCAGCAGACTCGCAGGCGTAAGGCGAGGAAACGCTCTGGACATCTGATGTCAGTCAGTGTCAGTTAATTCCAGCAGACATCTGGAGCCACATTTAGACCAGAGTCCCATGTGGTCAGTGATGAACATtatcgaggggggggggggtgatgactGATTATTTAAGCCTGTAGGACACGACTTTGCTGTTATTGTGTGACAAACAGCTAATTAATGAGCGTTTTCACCCTCAGTTGAATCGTGTCATGACCACACACTGGTTGGCACGACGTGTGAGAACTTGAGAAGGAACAAAATATCAGATAGGAGTCATGTGATCTGTCCTGTCTGCCATTTATTGATTCTGATGTTAATTCACATCCAGAGTTCAACAGGAAAGTACTGTCAATTTAAAGCAGCGGCAAGTGGAATGCATTCTTATTTGTCATAAAAGCTACACAGTTAACCCTTTCTCAGATGTAGTACATAATATTACTGTGTATTACAtactgtaatatactgtattaaagtATATGCCATGAGCATGTTGCAGTTATGTATTGTATGGACGCAGTGTCTTATCTCCTTACCGATGCGAGCGATTGGTATTCCTGTTTGGAGAATCTGCACTGTGCTGTCCACAGCAGCCTGGACTGAGGGAAAAGAGCAGACGGCTGACACCATGGCCTCTGGGATGCCATAGAGACGCAGTGTAGTCTTGGTGATTATTCCCAGGGTGCCCTCCGACCCCACAAAAAGGTTTGTCAGATTGTAGCCAGCTGATGTCTTCCTTAAGATTTGCAAAGAAAAGACAGGATGGACGGATGAGAAGAGATGAGACACATAAAGCCGTGTTTTAATGAGTACCTGGAGCGCCGGCCCTTTCCTGCCGTGTGCATGATGGTCCCATCGGCCAACACCACCTCCAGGTTCAAAACGTTTTCCTTCATAGTTCCATAACGCACTGCGTTAGTACCGGATGCACCGGTGGCGGCCATGCCACACAGAGAAGCATCAGCACCAGGATCTGAAATATATACATGACATTCACAACCGATTAAAAGATTTGCGTCAGTTTTATCTTCCAGAATGTGTCCTAACCTCAACCAAGCAATGGGAAACAGATGTGCTATGACTGCATTTTAGTCCCACAGaagatgaaaacatgttcaacCTCCCAGTTCACCAGAATGGAAAACAGTTACTGGTAAAAGCCTGATGTGACTGAccaacaggaaaacagaaaagtgaAAGCTGCCCCTACACTGGTCTGACGCTGCTGGCGTAAAAAAACTGACTAGACTGGCTGAAATGTTGGCAAACACAGAAATCCAAAGTGATCGATGGTGTAGTAAACACAACCAAaaacagaagatttttttctgattatcACTCTGAAGTTCCAGATTGTTTCACCTCATTCATGCAGGTTTACAGTGTCGTGCTAAATGATGCTGCCATTTTAAAATCGTGGTTCATCTGAGCCTTTCCATTAATTAGCTATTGATTATTCCAGTGAAAACTTTTTGTGTGACCGACCAACAGGAAACCACAGGCCAGTGTCTCGCAGGTAGACATTGAGGGCCATCCGCGTCACTCCAGGCTCCACCGTCACGTCAAAATCCTCCTGGTGGAGATGGAGCACCTGATCCATGTTCCtcaggctgacacacacaccaccctaAAGCCAGGAGAAGGACACACAGGGACATAGAAGgagcactaacacacacatatagtagTATGTGTAAAGATTACACACAGTCGCAGAAGGGAAACGTCTGTACATGGGTACAAACATaaacactgaatgaatgaatgtttgtagAGGAGTGTAAAGATATCAGGTGGACGCAGTCCATTTATTGTTTCTGCCACAGGCCCTCATGCTGCTTCCTCTAGCGAAGGAAAGTCCGCTGGCAGCAGTGGACTTGTAGAACATCTCAGACATTCTGAGGAACCAACTGAAAGATCCGAAGTTCTGCTTCCTGCAGAACTTTTTCTGCAGCCACTCCACAAACCCATCAGTGTGTTATCATTAGTGATTTTGTTGGCAATTTTGTTTATGCAATTTTACTTTAGTATCATTATTAGATTTTATAATGTTTAGTCAATATTACTGTTTatttactgttggtcaaaggaACAGTTTTGAATtgctttgtcatttttattctagAACAGATCCGTCCAAACTTTTTGTAATGAGGACCcgatatttaaaataaattaaaggtgCACATAAATATtctgttattttacattttaattaatatgcAACAATCAATGATGTTACCATACGTAGGCATTCAGAAGAACACAACAGGACGAAAAGTTCTGAAAATTCGGAAGAAACATTCTTCAATTCTGTAAACTACAACTGTGTGATAACAGACGTGTTGCTCTGGTAACACATTAACAGATAAACCACTCACAGTAACGTGAAGAGTAAAACTAAGCTCTGGATCTCAGTACGTGTGACAGGTCTGGTGGGAGTCACTTAGTCACGATCTCAAATGATTCTTGTTCAAGTTCACAACAAATAGTCTACTCATACAAAAATGTGGAGACAAACAAGTTTCAGCTTGTCCTCATCCAGCTGGTGGTAAAATGACACGAGAGAGAGCTGCCGATGATTCTGTCAGGGGTGTCCAAACTGTTTCACTGGGggcaaaatacagaaaaataaacgaTCTTCTGGTCCACTATTAGAGATAACATGAATGAAATCAGTCAAATATTGGTAAATTATTCAAGATAATTTACCagtctttaataataataataataataataataataataataataataatagtaatagtaataataataataataataatttttttaaaacagcctACATCACAACTTTCCATTGAtagattttaattaattttgttacAAAATGGGTTAACAGCATCTTTTTCAAAAAagcagcctctgattggttcttagTCACGATGGAGACCCCTTTTCACTCCCCTGTATAAAAAGGGAATATTTTTATACATGAGGGGATGAGGGGGTATATTTAAATTATGAAGATAATGTATTCTTTGATTGGGCACACAGCTGTGTCTCTGGACATTTGCTGCGGGCCAATTAAAAACTGTGAGCTGCAGTTTGGACACCCCTGACTTGGACTGATTTTTAACCACATCCAGCTTCCAGCCAGTGAAGACATCTAATCATTGGCTTGGGAATCTGAAACCTAGCTATCCCGAGAGAAACGTGGATTTGGATTATAATATAAAAGACATGCACATATTATAGTTTGGGttgtatttatgcatttttttaaacaaaattttagTACAATTTGTtcttcacaataaaatatttcatcagtAAAATGGGTCCTCAGTTGACGTCTCATCATTTTGTGTTGTCTTGTCATTTTCTTGTCTAGTCATGTATAAAAGGTCGTTGCtggagcacgcacacacacatacacaaggtcTCCCTCTTTCTTACCTTCACTGCACTGACCCCGCCCTCCAGACCAGTTCCGGTACCGAACGGGATCATGGGAAGTTGATGCTTATAACAGACCTTGGCTAAGGCGCTGACCTCCTCCACACAGCGAGGAAACAACACCACATCAGGGGGGTGACATCTGGACAGCAAAGTGCAACACCATCACTGACTGAgctttttatttacagtttttgcAGAATTTAGTGGGGAAGACGTGTGTTTTTACACATGAATCACTGAACTCAGTGCAAATAACACACAAAGAATTAGTACCATAATGGAGGTCCTTGTTATACACAAAGTCAGATAAGCTTTACAACATTTTAGTTTCATATTAAAAACGAGACACGAATGAATCCTTCAGGTTCTGTTCAATTCAGCTTTGAATTCTGGGCTCAGGCCCCAGGAGGATTCCTGTGTCCTCTTCAGGCTGACATGTGTGCTGTGTCTTCAAAGCCTTTCTTCTGTTAGTGCCTCAAGAGTCCTGTTTGCctgttttttaatatacatgtaaatatattaatattgaGTATGCCCAAATATGAGCTAGCATCTTATCCCGTCAATGGACAGATTTTATAATTAAGAGGAATCGAACACCACAAGACCTAGAACACGCTGCAGCTCTTCTGCTCTTATGCTTTATGGGATGAAAGGGAGGTAGAATTGATATTGGCCTGCATGGATGGACTTTAGTTAATAATGAAGTTTACTAGGGGTCAATGCCAAACTGTGTGAAATGATGCCATTCAAGCGTGATATGAGAATAAAATATCAGTGCACAACATAGATGGTCTGAATAGAAGCAAGAGACTTGAAAATATGTAGCGAATTGCCCGTCATTTATTATCAAGTGGGTGCAGGTGATGACCTAAAACAGGTCTGCCTCAAACCAGAAGCTTTTGACCTCAAATTCTATTATGGACTTCTGACTGTCACAGCATTAGATTGATCATTTATTATGAATAATGACCACTTTCTAAAACTCTTTCCATTTCTCACAGGACTCTTAGTAAGAAAGGATTTTTGCAATGACCTCTTATCTGACCCTGGACTTCTGCATTTTTTCTTCCACCAAACCA
This region of Antennarius striatus isolate MH-2024 chromosome 4, ASM4005453v1, whole genome shotgun sequence genomic DNA includes:
- the ldhd gene encoding probable D-lactate dehydrogenase, mitochondrial, translated to MTFLIYILFNFERIRPEVVFNLRQLGLRDALTSVNTLLYMAPSWVTSYGRCLLQCRQTNWVNTTRGAAVDSVLSAFRSICGEDGVSVGRPVREQHGRDESAHRCHPPDVVLFPRCVEEVSALAKVCYKHQLPMIPFGTGTGLEGGVSAVKGGVCVSLRNMDQVLHLHQEDFDVTVEPGVTRMALNVYLRDTGLWFPVDPGADASLCGMAATGASGTNAVRYGTMKENVLNLEVVLADGTIMHTAGKGRRSRKTSAGYNLTNLFVGSEGTLGIITKTTLRLYGIPEAMVSAVCSFPSVQAAVDSTVQILQTGIPIARIEFLDDAMIDACNKFSSLSYPVTPTLFLEFHGSEQSLNEQIRTTENITQSNDGAEFQWALDAETRDRLWKARHNAWYACLAIRPGCKAYSTDVCVPLSQLPQIIVETKKDLIENRITGPMVGHVGDGNFHCLLLMDPDDQEEVHRVHLFTERLARRALAMDGTCTGEHGVGLGKRALLQEEMGPATMRVMQGIKDVLDPKNLMNPGKVLLPGKP